A portion of the Gorilla gorilla gorilla isolate KB3781 chromosome X, NHGRI_mGorGor1-v2.1_pri, whole genome shotgun sequence genome contains these proteins:
- the LOC101140666 gene encoding transcription factor Dp-1-like — translation MAKDAGLIEANGELKVFIDQNLSSGKGVVSLVAVHPSTVNPLGKQLLPKTFGQSNVSIAQQVVIGMPQRPAASNTLVVGSSHTPSTHFASQNQPSDSSPRSAGKRNRKGENCKGLRHFSMKVCEKVQRKGTTSYNEVADELVAEFSAADNHILPNESAYDQKNIRRRVYDALNVLMAMNIISKEKKEIKWIGLPTNSAQECQNLEVERQRRLERIKQKQSQLQELILQQIAFKNLVQRNRHAEQQASRPPPPNSVIHLPFIIVNTSKKTVIDCSISNDKLEYLFNFDNTFEIQGDIEVLKRMGMACWLESGSCSAEDLKMARSLVPKALEPYVTEMAEGTVGGVFITAAGSTSKGTRFSASDLTNGADGMLATSSKRSQYSGSRVETPVSYVGEDDEEDDDFNENDKDD, via the coding sequence ATGGCAAAAGATGCCGGTCTAATTGAAGCCAACGGAGAACTCAAGGTCTTCATAGACCAGAACCTTAGTTCCGGAAAAGGCGTGGTGTCCCTCGTGGCCGTTCACCCCTCCACCGTCAACCCGCTCGGGAAACAGCTCTTGCCAAAAACCTTTGGACAGTCCAATGTCAGCATTGCCCAGCAAGTGGTGATTGGTATGCCTCAGAGACCTGCAGCGTCAAACACCCTGGTGGTAGGAAGCTCACACACCCCCAGCACTCACTTTGCCTCTCAGAACCAGCCTTCTGACTCCTCACCTCGGTCTGCAGGGAAGCGCAACAGGAAAGGAGAGAATTGCAAGGGCCTGCGGCATTTCTCCATGAAGGTCTGCGAGAAGGTGCAGAGGAAAGGGACCACTTCCTACAACGAAGTGGCGGACGAGCTGGTAGCAGAGTTCAGTGCTGCCGACAACCACATCTTACCAAACGAGTCAGCTTATGACCAGAAGAACATAAGACGGCGCGTCTATGATGCCTTAAACGTGCTGATGGCCATGAACATCATCtccaaggagaagaaggagattAAGTGGATTGGTCTGCCCACCAACTCGGCTCAGGAATGTCAGAACTTAGAGGTGGAAAGACAGAGGAGACttgaaagaataaaacagaaacagtCTCAACTTCAAGAACTTATTCTACAGCAAATTGCCTTCAAGAACCTGGTGCAGAGAAACCGGCACGCAGAGCAGCAGGCCAGCCGGCCGCCACCACCCAACTCGGTCATCCACCTGCCCTTCATCATCGTCAACACCAGCAAGAAGACCGTCATCGACTGCAGCATCTCCAACGACAAACTCGAGTATCTGTTTAATTTTGACAACACATTTGAAATCCAAGGTGACATAGAAGTGCTGAAGCGGATGGGCATGGCTTGCTGGCTGGAGTCCGGGAGCTGCTCTGCTGAAGACCTTAAAATGGCCAGAAGTCTAGTCCCAAAGGCGCTGGAGCCGTATGTGACAGAAATGGCTGAGGGAACTGTTGGAGGCGTGTTCATCACGGCGGCAGGTTCCACGTCTAAAGGCACGAGGTTCTCTGCCAGTGACCTGACCAACGGTGCAGATGGGATGCTGGCCACAAGCTCCAAGAGGTCTCAGTACAGCGGCTCCAGGGTGGAGACCCCGGTGTCCTACGTCGGGGAGGACGACGAGGAGGATGATGACTTCAACGAGAATGACAAGGACGACTGA
- the LOC115932055 gene encoding uncharacterized protein — MPPGDADASNPRTTLCVYKGPETITSTARCVYAESRRPRSVSRRSQAFRQGSQAAAAQEGAGSARARPQRGGAGHASPAIARATREPRSNPAPHLAIRSLPASSCHLPSHPSRSFPAAYTAIRVPQRAGGGVRGCRAQLQAVLSSALGGTGNSMDTKRCFASRFDNYQGSLLAGQCEEAVASLVTATIQRILQELPPLGAAPRPEGRRPGLAAAGGVMAAWPEWRICSTTSRKARFSPRPGNATCAQLCASWTRAPALRSGANRTTTPAPPSCSGARACTPWPRSYTTPWAGPTTCSRWASSGLCVPSARRSPSWSAAPTSCSWAARATCVPRWCSSRNSPRSFSQEKSQFSIKMLAKIEGEYTEVVCTFKEARQAFENNKKAVGQMLI, encoded by the exons ATGCCCCCGGGTGATGCTGATGCTTCTAACCCAAGGACCACACTTTGTGTATACAAGGGACCGGAGACCATCACCTCTACCGCCAGGTGTGTGTATGCTGAGTCCCGGCGTCCCAGATCAGTGTCCCGCAGGTCCCAGGCCTTCCGTCA AGGCAGCCAAGCTGCGGCGGCGCAGGAGGGGGCGGGTTCGGCGAGGGCACGGCCTCAGAGGGGGGGCGCAGGACACGCATCCCCCGCGATCGCCCGGGCCACTCGGGAGCCTCGCAGCAACCCGGCGCCCCACTTGGCCATCCGCTCCTTGCCCGCCTCCTCTTGTCACCTCCCGTCTCATCCTTCTCGCTCCTTCCCCGCCGCATACACCGCCATCCGAGTGCCTCAGAGAGCCGGAGGTGGTGTGCGGGGCTGCAGGGCACAACTTCAAGCGGTCCTCAGCTCCGCACTAGGGGGCACGGGCAACAGCATGGACACCAAGCGCTGCTTCGCCAGTCGCTTCGATAACTACCAGGGCAGCCTGCTGGCGGGCCAGTGCGAGGAGGCGGTGGCGTCCTTGGTCACCGCCACCATCCAGCGCATCCTCCAGGAGCTTCCCCCACTCGGGGCGGCGCCGAGGCCTGAGGGGCGACGGCCAGGGCTAGCGGCTGCCGGGGGGGTTATGGCGGCGTGGCCGGAGTGGCGTATATGCTCTACCACGTCTCGCAAAGCCCGCTTTTCGCCACGGCCCGGGAACGCTACCTGCGCTCAGCTATGCGCCTCATGGACGCGTGCGCCCGCGCTGAGGAGTGGGGCGAACCGGACGACGACACCCGCGCCGCCTTCCTGCTCGGGGGCGCGGGCGTGTACGCCGTGGCCACGCTCGTATACCACGCCCTGGGCCGGTCCGACTACGTGCAGCCGCTGGGCAAGTTCCGGGCTCTGTGTGCCGTCTGCGCGCCGGTCTCCTTCCTGGAGTGCGGCTCCGACGAGCTGTTCGTGGGCCGCGCGGGCTACCTGTGTGCCGCGCTGGTGCTCAAGCAGAAACTCGCCCAGGAG TTTTTCACAGGAAAAAAGCCAATTCAGTATTAAAATGCTAGCCAAGATTGAGGGCGAGTACACAGAAGTCGTCTGCACATTCAAAGAAGCAAGACAAGcttttgaaaataacaaaaaa